From the Halorhabdus utahensis DSM 12940 genome, one window contains:
- a CDS encoding aldo/keto reductase yields the protein MEYTTLGSTGMEVSKIALGCMSFGSQDDWMLDAEEGRELVERAIDLGVNFFDTANTYSSGESEEILGDVLAEYDRDEQVVATKVRFSGATEHRNAEGLSRKTIEQELEHSLDRLGMDTVDLYQIHRWDYDTPIETTLRALDDAVRRGKVRHIGASSMWAHQFQEALHVSDREGLARFETMQNLYHLTYREEEREMYPVCEKEDIGVLPWSPLAAGYLTRPHDEFTATTRGEHELDYGTPYHEGPGSEEINHRVAELAADYGVTMAQIALAWHFQNDHVDAPIVGTSSIDHLEDAVAALDISLSASDVEYLEEPYEPVAVFGFE from the coding sequence ATGGAGTACACGACACTCGGTTCGACCGGGATGGAAGTCTCAAAGATCGCGCTGGGCTGTATGAGCTTCGGGAGTCAGGACGACTGGATGCTGGATGCGGAGGAAGGGCGGGAACTCGTCGAGCGGGCGATCGACCTGGGCGTGAACTTTTTCGATACGGCAAACACCTACTCTTCGGGCGAGAGCGAGGAGATTCTCGGGGACGTGCTGGCTGAGTACGACCGGGACGAGCAGGTAGTGGCGACGAAGGTCCGCTTCTCGGGCGCGACGGAACACCGCAATGCGGAGGGGCTCTCACGGAAGACCATCGAGCAGGAACTCGAGCACAGTCTCGACCGACTGGGGATGGACACCGTGGATCTCTACCAGATCCATCGCTGGGACTACGACACGCCGATCGAGACGACGTTACGGGCACTCGACGATGCGGTTCGTCGTGGGAAGGTCCGCCACATCGGCGCCTCCTCGATGTGGGCCCACCAGTTCCAGGAGGCCCTCCACGTCAGCGATCGGGAGGGTCTGGCCCGTTTTGAGACGATGCAGAACCTCTATCACCTGACCTATCGCGAGGAGGAACGCGAGATGTATCCCGTCTGCGAGAAGGAGGACATCGGCGTGCTCCCGTGGTCGCCGCTGGCGGCGGGCTATCTCACGCGCCCGCACGACGAGTTCACGGCGACGACGCGTGGCGAACACGAACTCGACTACGGAACGCCGTATCACGAGGGGCCCGGCAGCGAGGAGATCAACCACCGGGTCGCCGAACTCGCCGCCGACTACGGCGTGACGATGGCCCAGATCGCGCTCGCGTGGCACTTCCAGAACGATCACGTCGACGCGCCGATCGTCGGCACGTCGAGCATCGACCACCTCGAAGATGCGGTCGCGGCCCTGGACATCTCCCTCAGCGCTTCGGACGTCGAGTATCTGGAAGAACCCTACGAGCCGGTGGCAGTGTTCGGATTCGAGTGA
- a CDS encoding ribbon-helix-helix domain-containing protein — translation MPEVEITIPDHLEMQIAQLVEEGEFLNREEAIEDLLSTGLKAYKTSGPIDDEEDPGLEEDGMMGHDDEYVF, via the coding sequence ATGCCAGAAGTAGAGATCACGATTCCGGATCATCTCGAGATGCAGATCGCGCAGCTCGTCGAAGAAGGTGAGTTTCTCAACCGTGAGGAGGCGATCGAAGACCTCCTCTCGACGGGACTGAAGGCGTACAAAACCAGCGGCCCGATCGACGACGAGGAGGACCCGGGCCTGGAAGAAGACGGAATGATGGGCCACGACGATGAATACGTGTTCTGA
- a CDS encoding UPF0058 family protein — protein MHKDELLELHEEMVTIMEYFDRQESVDSELFEPYKEIDVTPADVHMSKSEHKHAVFVLGNALANAMSEDEFSDAGRVGKRMKELAEDAESKL, from the coding sequence ATGCACAAAGACGAACTTCTGGAGCTTCACGAGGAGATGGTGACGATCATGGAGTATTTCGACCGACAGGAAAGTGTCGACAGTGAACTCTTCGAACCCTACAAGGAAATCGACGTCACCCCGGCCGACGTCCACATGTCTAAAAGCGAACACAAGCATGCCGTGTTCGTCCTCGGGAACGCGCTGGCGAACGCGATGAGCGAAGACGAGTTCTCGGACGCCGGTCGTGTCGGCAAGCGCATGAAAGAACTCGCCGAGGACGCCGAGAGCAAGCTATAG
- a CDS encoding enoyl-CoA hydratase/isomerase family protein, whose translation MSEGVEWTREGGIATLTVTNADARNTLSPDVVTAAHSALDDANDVDCLLVRGEGDAFCAGGDLAGVIAGARGELSEDAFMDRLERIDALIERLHGFSAPTIAAVDGPAFGAGGALALACDIVVASDDGSIGFGFHRLGLPVGAGVSALLPRVVGESTAAELLYTGELLDAERADALGLFNRVVPPAEFERGLDALLETIAAGPTNATSETGRLLAKNTEQSLRAAMAAERAARRRRFGTREHVEGVSAFLDQREPAFKQD comes from the coding sequence ATGAGCGAAGGGGTCGAGTGGACGCGCGAGGGCGGCATCGCGACGCTAACGGTCACGAACGCCGACGCACGCAACACTCTCTCCCCGGACGTCGTCACGGCGGCACACAGCGCTCTCGACGACGCCAACGACGTCGACTGTCTGCTCGTCCGGGGTGAAGGAGACGCGTTCTGTGCAGGTGGTGATCTGGCAGGCGTCATCGCCGGCGCACGGGGCGAGCTTTCCGAAGACGCGTTCATGGATCGTCTCGAGCGGATCGACGCCCTCATCGAGCGCCTCCACGGGTTTTCGGCACCGACGATCGCCGCTGTCGATGGCCCAGCGTTCGGTGCCGGTGGGGCACTCGCACTTGCCTGTGACATAGTCGTCGCGAGCGACGACGGGTCGATCGGGTTTGGGTTTCACCGCCTCGGACTCCCCGTCGGGGCCGGCGTTTCGGCGCTTCTCCCACGGGTCGTCGGCGAGTCGACGGCCGCGGAACTCCTCTATACTGGCGAGTTGCTCGACGCCGAACGCGCGGATGCGTTGGGGCTGTTCAATCGGGTGGTACCGCCAGCCGAATTCGAGCGTGGGCTCGACGCACTCCTCGAAACGATCGCCGCTGGCCCAACCAACGCAACGAGTGAAACCGGACGATTGCTCGCCAAAAACACTGAACAGTCACTCCGTGCTGCGATGGCAGCCGAACGCGCTGCCCGGCGGCGGCGATTCGGGACGAGAGAACACGTCGAAGGCGTGTCGGCCTTTCTCGATCAGCGTGAACCGGCATTCAAACAGGACTGA
- a CDS encoding cryptochrome/photolyase family protein, which produces MRIHWHRRDLRLADNRALAGDGIETNDEQVLGVFVFDPAVLEHAGPARVVALLDAVAALREAYRERGSDLVLASGDPVAELPTLATTYGAELVTWNREYSPLARDRDAAVRASLDDAGIGRDAVHDAVLHEPGTIRTNDGDPYQVFTYFWRKWRDRRKSAPIAPPDADSLGDVTDDTPVPTWADLDVEEPTASIPGVTPAAARERLDSFCAGDIYRYEDRRDYPAEDCTSRLSHHLKYGTIGIRAVYAATERACERGETADDRASVREFQSQLAWREFYTQVLWFNPSVVTENFKSYENPIEWRTDPEGLQAWKDGETGYPIVDAGMRQLETAAYMHNRVRMIVASFLTKDLLIDWREGYDWFRAKLVDHDTANDNGGWQWAASTGTDAQPYFRIFNPMTQGERYDPDAAYIREYVPELDGVPADVIHSWHELDPGAREMHAPDYPAPIVDHADRREQALAMFERARGDE; this is translated from the coding sequence ATGCGCATCCACTGGCATCGGCGGGACCTCCGGCTCGCCGACAACCGGGCGCTCGCCGGCGACGGGATCGAGACGAACGACGAGCAAGTGCTGGGTGTGTTCGTTTTCGACCCCGCCGTGCTCGAACACGCTGGTCCGGCCCGCGTCGTCGCGCTCCTCGACGCCGTAGCGGCCCTTCGGGAGGCTTACCGCGAACGGGGGAGCGATCTCGTCCTCGCGAGTGGCGATCCGGTCGCGGAACTGCCGACACTCGCGACAACGTACGGGGCCGAGCTGGTCACCTGGAACCGCGAGTACAGCCCGCTCGCCCGCGATCGTGATGCGGCTGTCCGGGCGTCACTGGACGACGCAGGTATCGGACGGGACGCCGTTCACGACGCCGTCCTCCACGAGCCGGGGACGATCCGGACCAACGACGGCGACCCCTATCAGGTGTTCACGTACTTCTGGCGGAAGTGGCGCGATCGGAGGAAATCAGCACCGATTGCCCCACCCGATGCGGATTCGCTGGGGGACGTAACCGACGACACGCCGGTTCCGACCTGGGCGGACCTCGACGTGGAGGAGCCGACTGCGTCGATACCGGGCGTCACGCCGGCGGCCGCCCGCGAGCGTCTCGATTCGTTCTGTGCGGGGGACATCTATCGCTACGAGGATCGTCGGGACTACCCGGCCGAGGACTGCACGTCCCGTCTGTCACACCATCTCAAGTACGGCACGATCGGCATTCGCGCGGTGTATGCGGCCACCGAGCGCGCCTGCGAGCGTGGGGAGACAGCGGACGACCGCGCGTCCGTCAGGGAGTTCCAGTCCCAGCTCGCCTGGCGGGAGTTCTACACACAGGTCCTGTGGTTCAATCCGTCGGTGGTCACCGAGAACTTCAAGTCCTACGAGAATCCGATCGAGTGGCGGACGGATCCGGAGGGCTTGCAGGCCTGGAAGGACGGGGAGACCGGGTATCCGATCGTCGACGCCGGGATGCGCCAGCTCGAGACGGCGGCGTACATGCACAACCGCGTCCGGATGATCGTCGCATCGTTCCTGACGAAGGACCTGCTGATCGACTGGCGAGAGGGGTACGACTGGTTCCGGGCGAAACTGGTCGATCACGATACGGCCAACGATAACGGCGGGTGGCAGTGGGCCGCCTCGACCGGCACCGACGCCCAACCGTACTTCCGGATCTTCAATCCAATGACGCAGGGCGAGCGGTACGATCCCGACGCTGCATACATTCGGGAGTACGTTCCGGAACTCGATGGTGTGCCGGCTGACGTCATTCACTCGTGGCACGAACTCGATCCCGGGGCTCGCGAGATGCACGCGCCCGACTATCCTGCCCCGATCGTCGATCACGCCGACCGCCGGGAGCAGGCCCTGGCGATGTTCGAGCGTGCCCGTGGTGATGAGTAG
- the sod gene encoding superoxide dismutase, with protein sequence MSEHSNPELPSLPYDYDALEPHISEQVLEWHHDTHHQGYVNGLGAAEETLAENRASGDHGTTGGALGNVTHNGSGHYLHTLFWENMSPNGGGKPEGALLERIEEDFGSYDAWKAEFEAAAGAAGGWALLVYDPVAKQLRNVAVDKHDNGALWGSHPILALDVWEHSYYYDYGPDRGSFIDAFFEVVNWETVADEYQKCLDHFE encoded by the coding sequence ATGTCCGAACACTCAAACCCCGAACTGCCGTCCTTGCCGTACGACTACGACGCCCTCGAGCCGCACATCTCCGAGCAGGTCCTGGAGTGGCATCACGACACCCATCACCAGGGCTACGTGAACGGGCTTGGTGCAGCCGAGGAGACGCTCGCGGAGAACCGCGCGTCGGGCGACCACGGAACGACCGGTGGTGCCCTAGGCAATGTCACCCACAACGGGTCCGGCCACTATCTGCACACGCTGTTCTGGGAGAACATGTCCCCGAACGGCGGTGGCAAGCCTGAGGGCGCTCTCCTGGAACGCATCGAGGAAGACTTCGGCTCCTACGACGCCTGGAAGGCCGAGTTCGAGGCCGCCGCGGGTGCCGCCGGTGGCTGGGCGCTGCTGGTCTATGACCCTGTCGCCAAGCAACTCCGGAACGTCGCGGTCGACAAACACGACAACGGCGCGCTGTGGGGTAGCCACCCGATTCTGGCCCTGGACGTCTGGGAACACTCCTACTACTACGACTACGGGCCGGATCGCGGCAGCTTCATCGACGCCTTCTTCGAGGTCGTCAACTGGGAGACGGTCGCCGACGAGTATCAGAAGTGCCTCGACCACTTCGAGTAA
- a CDS encoding histidine kinase N-terminal 7TM domain-containing protein → MDAWLLVYQVGLVVAIAVSIVAAGLAWRHRDERGGTPLTAVLVAEIGWAVAILVTTVVPGTDIALAANKALLAGVVVLVPALLVFALEYTGRESLVTRRLLAALSVEPIVFTALVWTNGAHRLVWETLRADGTGPRGLETVNGPLFGVHTAYSYLLLSVAVLLIVVFALRSRYFYQRQVMAIVVATLVPWGANAVSLALGLEYDLTPIAFTVTGVAFTWAVVREEFLDITPIATEVVFDRIDTAVVVVDASDRIVDINESARTLLGIDDDAVGTRIQTQLTSVPDAVPVYESVTDGHDTGTRDLSIGERSIRIEGSPLVDRRGDVVGHALIMVDLTEERAREAELTRRNEQLDRFVGVVSHDLRNPLQVAAGRLEHARRDGDEEHFEAVERAHDRMERLIEDLLALARQDEDLDRERIELGTVAESAWSYVEIADGTLELAVDDFTVVADPDRLSQLFENLFRNAVEHGSTSPDSQARQDAVEHGGEGVTVTVECLPDRRGFAVTDDGPGFGDADTEKVFADGYTTTRDGTGFGLSIVAEIATQHGWSVSATNAEGGGARIEVVTDGEPA, encoded by the coding sequence ATGGATGCCTGGTTGCTGGTGTATCAGGTGGGACTCGTCGTCGCGATCGCGGTGTCGATCGTGGCGGCCGGGCTCGCGTGGCGCCATCGCGACGAGCGTGGCGGGACACCACTCACGGCCGTCCTCGTGGCTGAGATCGGCTGGGCCGTGGCGATCCTGGTCACGACGGTCGTTCCGGGGACGGACATCGCACTCGCTGCCAACAAGGCACTCCTGGCTGGCGTTGTCGTCCTCGTGCCCGCGCTCCTGGTGTTTGCTCTGGAGTACACCGGCCGCGAGTCGCTGGTCACCCGCCGGCTTCTCGCCGCGTTGTCGGTCGAACCGATCGTCTTCACGGCGCTGGTCTGGACGAACGGAGCCCACAGGCTGGTGTGGGAAACGCTGCGTGCCGACGGGACGGGACCGCGCGGTCTCGAAACCGTCAACGGGCCACTGTTCGGCGTCCACACCGCCTATTCGTATCTTTTGCTTTCGGTCGCCGTGTTGTTGATCGTCGTTTTCGCGCTCCGGTCCCGGTATTTCTACCAGCGACAGGTCATGGCTATCGTGGTCGCGACGCTGGTTCCCTGGGGAGCCAACGCCGTGTCGCTGGCGCTCGGGCTGGAATACGACCTCACACCCATCGCCTTCACTGTCACCGGGGTCGCGTTCACCTGGGCAGTCGTCCGCGAGGAGTTCCTCGATATCACGCCCATCGCAACCGAGGTGGTCTTCGACCGCATCGACACGGCCGTCGTCGTCGTGGACGCGTCGGACCGCATCGTCGACATCAACGAGAGCGCTCGAACGTTACTCGGCATCGACGACGACGCCGTCGGCACGCGGATCCAGACGCAGCTCACATCCGTTCCAGACGCCGTCCCAGTCTACGAATCGGTCACTGACGGTCACGACACCGGGACGCGTGACCTCTCCATCGGCGAGCGCTCTATCAGGATCGAGGGCTCGCCGCTGGTCGACCGCCGTGGGGATGTCGTCGGTCACGCACTCATCATGGTCGATCTGACCGAGGAGCGCGCTCGCGAGGCCGAACTAACCCGGCGAAACGAACAGCTCGATCGGTTCGTCGGCGTCGTCTCCCACGATCTGCGGAACCCATTACAGGTAGCGGCTGGCCGGCTCGAACACGCGCGCCGAGACGGCGACGAGGAACACTTCGAGGCGGTCGAGCGCGCTCACGACAGGATGGAACGACTCATCGAGGATCTGCTCGCGCTCGCCCGCCAGGACGAAGATCTCGACCGCGAGCGGATCGAACTGGGGACAGTCGCGGAGTCAGCGTGGTCCTACGTCGAGATTGCTGACGGGACGCTCGAACTCGCTGTGGATGACTTCACGGTTGTGGCCGACCCGGATCGATTGAGCCAGTTGTTCGAGAACCTCTTTCGGAACGCCGTGGAACATGGTTCCACGAGCCCTGACTCGCAGGCTCGTCAGGACGCCGTCGAACATGGGGGCGAAGGTGTGACCGTCACCGTCGAGTGCCTCCCCGACCGCCGGGGGTTCGCAGTCACGGATGATGGCCCGGGATTCGGTGACGCGGACACCGAGAAGGTGTTTGCGGACGGCTACACGACGACCCGAGACGGGACCGGGTTCGGCCTCTCCATCGTCGCGGAGATCGCCACCCAGCACGGCTGGTCGGTTTCGGCCACCAACGCGGAGGGGGGCGGCGCGCGGATCGAAGTTGTAACCGACGGGGAACCGGCGTAG
- a CDS encoding DUF5827 family protein yields the protein MPRPRSDFDDLRPLEFRDPEEVLAADRMYTIYEIARLLQGVDPDAELDVETENVLLDWAIPWVLNHADAFVFAEPSGDTEPGYYGLAADS from the coding sequence ATGCCACGACCGAGATCTGACTTCGACGACTTGCGACCCCTGGAGTTTCGTGACCCCGAGGAGGTCCTTGCGGCCGATAGGATGTACACGATCTACGAGATCGCACGGCTGCTACAGGGCGTCGATCCCGACGCAGAACTTGACGTCGAGACCGAGAACGTCCTGCTGGACTGGGCGATCCCCTGGGTGTTGAACCACGCCGATGCGTTCGTCTTCGCCGAGCCGTCGGGCGATACCGAACCGGGCTATTACGGTCTCGCCGCCGATTCATGA
- a CDS encoding ATPase, translating into MNLLVAGADRVDAGKTTFSTGLIEHTGAPGFKPRAGNDYWFDHDDYRQATESGRLYGKDARRLADASPGDHRPESLNPMHRLWRPKPGSGSGMLGRSDREFLLDRVGDRYVRNGTVELPASARENLPLSDAISVASLKEFNAVMQRTHLPALDSIRETIASRDRAVVESYSDIARPLSDFQPDAVAVVEPRRARIYPGRRYEKACRVASGSATDGQLEERVPAVTDLIEPVASVGLPALGTARRDDPASVAEAYDHAYDALLAAAFE; encoded by the coding sequence ATGAACCTACTCGTCGCGGGGGCCGACCGCGTCGACGCCGGCAAGACCACGTTTTCGACTGGCTTGATCGAACACACGGGTGCGCCAGGGTTCAAACCACGGGCGGGCAACGACTACTGGTTCGACCACGACGACTACCGGCAGGCAACCGAATCCGGTCGACTTTACGGGAAGGACGCCAGACGCCTCGCCGATGCCAGTCCCGGCGATCACCGTCCGGAGTCACTGAACCCGATGCACCGACTCTGGCGACCGAAGCCCGGCAGTGGCTCGGGAATGCTGGGCCGATCCGATCGGGAGTTCCTGCTGGATCGCGTCGGGGACCGGTACGTCCGCAATGGGACGGTGGAGTTGCCGGCGTCGGCACGCGAGAACCTTCCCCTCTCCGACGCTATCTCGGTCGCATCCCTCAAGGAGTTCAACGCCGTCATGCAGCGGACGCATCTCCCGGCGCTGGACTCGATCCGCGAGACGATCGCGTCGCGTGACCGCGCCGTCGTCGAATCGTATAGCGACATCGCCCGACCGCTCTCTGACTTCCAGCCCGACGCGGTCGCCGTCGTCGAGCCGCGCCGTGCCCGCATCTACCCGGGACGCCGGTACGAGAAGGCCTGTCGGGTCGCCTCGGGCTCGGCTACCGACGGGCAACTCGAGGAGCGTGTCCCCGCGGTGACTGATCTCATCGAGCCCGTCGCCAGCGTTGGGCTGCCCGCACTCGGCACTGCCAGACGGGATGATCCCGCGAGCGTGGCCGAGGCGTACGACCACGCCTACGACGCCCTCCTGGCTGCGGCCTTCGAGTGA
- a CDS encoding MBL fold metallo-hydrolase: MIHNVAADAGGFTSNVFLVTGDRQVLVDVGNDFDVVARVREHVEDLDAVVLTHTHPDHVGNLDAVTEAFDAPVVGYDPDASGVEQAIDDGDTVDMGDHTYTALHTPGHKDDHVCLYAAGSGILFAGDLVFENGGFGRTDLEEGDRSLLVESIRRVLDTVDADLAVMHTGHGRSIQTDPYRNIELAAQAARF; the protein is encoded by the coding sequence ATGATCCACAATGTCGCCGCCGATGCCGGCGGGTTCACCAGCAACGTGTTTCTCGTGACTGGCGACCGACAAGTGCTCGTCGACGTCGGCAACGATTTCGACGTCGTGGCTCGCGTCCGCGAACACGTCGAGGACCTCGACGCCGTTGTCCTGACGCACACCCATCCCGACCACGTCGGGAATCTCGACGCCGTCACCGAGGCCTTCGACGCACCCGTCGTGGGGTACGATCCCGATGCCTCCGGCGTCGAGCAGGCAATCGATGACGGAGACACCGTAGACATGGGGGATCACACCTACACGGCCCTGCACACGCCGGGGCACAAGGACGACCACGTCTGTCTGTACGCCGCCGGGTCTGGCATCCTCTTTGCGGGGGACCTGGTCTTCGAGAACGGCGGGTTCGGCCGGACTGACCTCGAAGAAGGCGATCGATCGCTCCTCGTCGAAAGTATCCGGCGGGTCCTCGACACTGTCGATGCAGACCTGGCAGTGATGCACACCGGCCACGGCCGGAGCATCCAGACCGACCCGTATCGAAATATCGAACTCGCCGCCCAGGCCGCCAGGTTCTGA
- a CDS encoding response regulator transcription factor — MSGSEPPVVLIVEDEPDVAETYNLWLQDEYEVRMAESGSEALEMLDESVDVVLLDRMMPGLSGDEVLERIRGSESSCRVAMVTAVEPDFDILEMGFDSYLTKPIRSDELHDTVSNLLERSTYDGLLQEYYSLVEKQATLEATKSHAELAESDEYQQLSTRVDDLNDELSETLGGVEDDEDFIATLRELSNGDEH, encoded by the coding sequence ATGTCAGGTTCCGAACCACCAGTCGTCCTCATCGTTGAAGACGAGCCGGACGTCGCTGAGACGTACAATCTCTGGCTTCAGGACGAATACGAGGTTCGTATGGCCGAAAGCGGGTCCGAGGCACTGGAGATGCTCGATGAGTCTGTAGATGTGGTATTGCTCGATCGGATGATGCCGGGGTTGTCGGGCGACGAAGTGCTGGAGCGGATTCGAGGGAGCGAGAGCAGCTGCCGGGTCGCGATGGTGACCGCTGTCGAGCCGGACTTCGACATCCTCGAGATGGGATTCGACTCGTATCTGACCAAACCGATCCGGAGTGACGAACTCCATGACACCGTCTCGAACTTGTTGGAACGATCGACCTACGATGGTCTGCTCCAGGAGTACTATTCGCTGGTCGAGAAACAGGCGACACTCGAGGCGACGAAGAGTCACGCCGAACTCGCCGAAAGTGACGAATACCAGCAACTTTCCACGCGGGTCGACGATCTCAACGACGAGCTTTCAGAGACACTCGGCGGCGTCGAAGACGACGAGGACTTTATCGCAACGCTTCGGGAGTTGAGCAATGGCGACGAACACTGA
- a CDS encoding RAD55 family ATPase, protein MATNTDQPGTMYDLSSVLDVEPLQAVRPGSSILITGPAMTGKQGLAYDILADGVSVNQGAIIVSTGDRAETVIDEFAGRVGSDEFDLGVIDCAGDQQTTAPNTDINAFTHHVGSPGDLTGIGIGITEALEALHGRGADRGRLALSSLSTMLTYTDRKTVFKFCHVLSSRLEAAEYLGLFTIDASAHDEQTLQVIKQAFDGMIEIRETDGQREARVRGLTSEPSEWVEL, encoded by the coding sequence ATGGCGACGAACACTGATCAACCTGGGACAATGTACGATCTCTCATCAGTACTCGACGTAGAGCCCCTCCAGGCTGTCAGGCCCGGCTCCAGCATCCTGATAACCGGTCCTGCGATGACTGGCAAGCAGGGCCTGGCGTACGACATCCTGGCGGACGGCGTCTCCGTGAATCAGGGAGCCATTATCGTTTCGACAGGGGACCGGGCCGAGACCGTCATCGACGAGTTCGCCGGTCGGGTCGGTAGCGACGAGTTCGATCTCGGTGTCATCGACTGTGCCGGCGATCAACAGACCACCGCACCGAACACGGACATCAATGCGTTCACCCACCACGTGGGCTCGCCCGGTGATCTGACCGGTATCGGTATCGGGATCACGGAAGCTCTCGAGGCGCTCCACGGTCGCGGCGCGGATCGGGGACGACTCGCCCTCTCGTCGCTCTCGACGATGTTGACCTACACCGACCGCAAGACGGTCTTCAAGTTCTGTCACGTGCTTTCCTCGCGTCTGGAGGCAGCGGAGTATCTGGGCCTGTTCACCATCGATGCCAGCGCACACGACGAACAGACCCTTCAGGTTATCAAGCAGGCCTTCGACGGCATGATCGAAATCCGCGAGACGGACGGACAGCGAGAAGCGCGCGTCCGCGGATTGACGTCCGAGCCCAGCGAATGGGTCGAACTCTAG
- a CDS encoding DUF5788 family protein, with translation MDDTGDDKPLSHKRRQELLDRVQRKSATVGQQLPESVEIQGTEMNLKEFVWETKRQGTVPPELRDRVREVRAKLTAERKDRKQRLESADLPEKEAEDLAQSIVGIDRAISALQNLHEPDLADSARQAEVESSRRWVSFLDNILD, from the coding sequence ATGGACGACACCGGGGACGACAAGCCACTCAGCCATAAACGGCGGCAGGAGCTACTGGACCGCGTCCAGCGAAAATCCGCCACGGTCGGTCAGCAGTTGCCCGAATCCGTCGAGATCCAGGGGACGGAGATGAATTTAAAAGAGTTCGTCTGGGAGACCAAACGCCAGGGGACCGTCCCACCGGAGTTGCGTGACCGCGTCCGTGAGGTGCGGGCGAAACTCACAGCCGAGCGCAAAGACCGCAAGCAACGACTGGAGTCGGCCGACCTGCCGGAGAAAGAAGCCGAGGACCTCGCCCAGTCGATCGTCGGCATCGATCGAGCCATCTCGGCGCTGCAAAACCTCCACGAGCCGGACCTCGCGGACAGCGCCCGACAGGCCGAAGTCGAGAGTTCGCGACGGTGGGTCTCGTTTCTGGACAATATTCTGGACTGA
- a CDS encoding type II toxin-antitoxin system VapC family toxin, with amino-acid sequence MIPLLWPLYYEEPGTETVDELLEDNRTVVISSLAVIETLSAFRRKYNRGEIGENDMNALLASFFREALDDFVIVPMDESIQQFSFDLILEDDLRTLDSLQLSAALSTSGEDIEVVFVSADRELVSVADNWGLGTVVPSS; translated from the coding sequence TTGATACCTCTGCTCTGGCCGCTATATTACGAGGAGCCAGGTACCGAGACTGTCGATGAGTTACTTGAAGATAATCGTACAGTTGTCATATCTTCGCTCGCGGTCATCGAGACGCTTTCGGCGTTTCGTCGGAAGTACAACCGCGGGGAGATCGGAGAGAATGATATGAACGCGTTGTTGGCATCATTTTTTCGTGAAGCGCTAGACGACTTTGTTATTGTGCCCATGGATGAATCTATCCAGCAATTCTCCTTTGACTTGATTCTGGAGGATGATTTGCGAACACTTGACAGTCTACAGCTATCTGCTGCACTCTCGACATCCGGTGAAGACATTGAAGTCGTGTTCGTATCGGCGGACAGGGAGCTCGTGTCTGTCGCCGACAATTGGGGACTCGGAACAGTCGTGCCGTCAAGCTGA